One Panulirus ornatus isolate Po-2019 chromosome 1, ASM3632096v1, whole genome shotgun sequence genomic region harbors:
- the LOC139759975 gene encoding casein kinase I-like, whose amino-acid sequence MFVLTSIIDRLYEVLALVQEGLGMVPHDVPLIRRVQKQMRLAPRCLQVEQADSDSFSSISFVEVDKKNKRVPVLSADERNLVIRPNIDVVRHIRTLGRGGNGSVDLVYFKGHTRVMKTLLRGVNIRGLLKEIRIQRDLAGAGGAPEIHGLSLVPAKVIMTYTGQTYDQYIKECTQQEAVRTLMLVAQKLDEIHEKGYAHNDLKVNNITVGVSKNVDIHIIDYGLSTRLGKVLWPSGKRRVRRCWYAPELYAGKPATRASDVYSFGDVIANVSKRVYNREISGALTVLQKFAMKERPADRPTLSALIKQLEVIVEAVDVM is encoded by the coding sequence ATGTTTGTTCTTACAAGCATTATCGACCGCCTGTACGAAGTGCTGGCCCTGGTGCAGGAGGGATTGGGGATGGTGCCTCACGATGTCCCCCTCATCCGACGTGTTCAGAAGCAGATGCGCCTCGCTCCTCGCTGCCTTCAGGTTGAACAGGCAGACAGCGACTCGTTCAGCTCCATTTCTTTCGTTGAAGTCGACAAGAAAAATAAACGCGTCCCTGTTCTCAGTGCAGATGAACGCAACCTCGTCATACGTCCCAATATCGATGTCGTGCGTCACATAAGGACGCTTGGGAGAGGAGGGAACGGGAGTGTGGACTTGGTGtacttcaagggtcataccaggGTCATGAAGACTCTCCTGAGGGGAGTGAACATTCGTGGATTGTTGAAAGAAATCAGGATTCAGCGTGACctagcaggcgctggaggagcccccgaGATACATGGACTTAGCCTGGTGCCTGCCAAGGTGATAATGACCTACACTGGCCAGACTTACGACCAGTATATAAAGGAATGCACTCAGCAGGAAGCTGTCCGAACGCTCATGCTCGTGGCCCAGAAACTTGACGAAATCCACGAGAAGGGTTACGCCCACAATGACCTGAAAGTGAACAACATAACTGTTGGCGTTTCCAAAAATGTTGACATCCACATCATTGACTATGGCCTCAGCACCAGGCTTGGAAAAGTCCTGTGGCCCTCCGGCAAACGAAGGGTTAGGCGATGCTGGTATGCCCCCGAGTTGTACGCGGGAAAGCCGGCTACTCGAGCAAGCGACGTGTACTCATTTGGTGATGTGATTGCCAACGTCAGCAAAAGGGTGTACAACCGCGAGATTAGTGGTGCCCTGACCGTGCTTCAGAAGTTTGCCATGAAGGAGCGTCCCGCAGACCGACCCACCCTCAGCGCCCTGATTAAACAGCTTGAAGTCATCGTCGAAGCTGTTGACGTTATGTGA